GGAGACCGCAGGTCTCGCATCGTTCGACAGCTGGTGCAACGGCGACCGCACGCTCTGGAAGAAGATCGCCAACCAGCTCAAGCTGCGCATGGCGCTGCGCATCGTCAAGGTAAACCCCGTCGATGCTGAAAAATACGCCAAGGAAGCCATTCAGGCCGGAGTCCTCGAAGACAAGGACATCCTTATCAACAAGTCCTACTCGAACGAACTGCGCCGCATGATGGACTGGCTGGATTCGGGCATCGGTTCGTCGATCGTAGCGTTCATGAACGGCTACAACGACCCGCGCCGCCCGCTCTATTTCACCACCAACGTCCGCCATCTGGTCAAGAAGACCGCCGAACCGACAGGCGAGAAAGACCAGAACAACGAGGACATATACAACGAAAGCGACATCCTGATCCGCAAGGGAGCGCAATACATCGGAGTTCCCGTAGGCTGCGAATTGGGCAATAAGAACGGCGGCAACGACAACCAGCGCGTCTACTACTCGTTTCTGGCCGGCGGATATGCGACGCCGCAGCCCATCATGTTCGCCGCCGAAGGCTGGTTCCTGCGCGCCGAAGCCAAACTTCGCTGGACCGACGCCGGGCAGCAGAGCGTAAAGGAACTCTATGAAAAGGGTATCGAGGTTTCCATCCGCAACCAGAAGAGCTACCGACAGTCCGACGCCGCGGCAGCATGGACCGAGAAGAAACTGACGGCCCCCGACTGGGCGGCTATCGACGATGCGGCTATCAGCAGCTACATCAACGACGATACCTCCTCACCTGAGGGTTATACGGACCCGTGGAAGCCGGAATACAACTCCGATCCGACCACCAGTATCACGGTGAAGTGGGACGAAGGCGCTTCGAATGAAGAAAAGCTCGAACGCATCATCACCCAGAAATGGATCGCCAACTTCCCGCTCTCGACCGAAGCGTGGGCCGATTACCGCCGCACGGGCTACCCCAAACTCTTCCGTCCGAAGCAAAATCTGGCCCCCTCGATCATCGACACGCAGCTCGGCCCGCGCCGCCTGCTGTACAACGAAACGGAACTGAGCTCCAACACCGTCGAGGTGAACAATGCCATCCAGCTGCTGAAGGCTGAATCTTCCGAAGTGAAAGGCGACGGCGACACCGGTGGCACCCGTCTGTGGTGGGACCGCAAGGACAAAGGCAATTTCTAACCCCGCCGATCCGTTTCACTCATAAACCGGGACTCCGTCGTATAACGACGGAGTCCTTTTTTCCATCCGACACATCCGAATCGGGCTCCGGCGCATTTCCGACCACTATCATGCGGCATACCATTTTTTCATGCCCCCGAATGGCTCGTACCGGAAACGGACAGATGATTTGCAAATATCAACTATTTTGTATTCATTTGTAATGAAGATAAAAATTAAGGTTAAAAACTTGTTTTAGTTGTAGCGGTAGCGACAGAGTTGTGAAACACCGTCGCTACATTTTTATTACCGGAAAATAGGCTATATATCAATTATTTTTCGTAATTTGCAGAAAACCATTTTAATCTTATTGCCCATTCGTCA
This Alistipes shahii WAL 8301 DNA region includes the following protein-coding sequences:
- a CDS encoding SusD/RagB family nutrient-binding outer membrane lipoprotein yields the protein MKLKNILRNVTAMALPLALLGSCTGDFEELNTNPYEIDPEELPFEAQFSTPLSFSYPTHQNLFQYWTSLSIDNYGGYFEVPHSNWTMARYDLARGFCGGMHENFMQKIFNNTRRLIKQCDAAGQHDFAAVARIVEAYNLLQYTDTYGPVPYSSVLAADELAERPSSYAYDKQEDIYKAIFAQLDKALEGLDTETAGLASFDSWCNGDRTLWKKIANQLKLRMALRIVKVNPVDAEKYAKEAIQAGVLEDKDILINKSYSNELRRMMDWLDSGIGSSIVAFMNGYNDPRRPLYFTTNVRHLVKKTAEPTGEKDQNNEDIYNESDILIRKGAQYIGVPVGCELGNKNGGNDNQRVYYSFLAGGYATPQPIMFAAEGWFLRAEAKLRWTDAGQQSVKELYEKGIEVSIRNQKSYRQSDAAAAWTEKKLTAPDWAAIDDAAISSYINDDTSSPEGYTDPWKPEYNSDPTTSITVKWDEGASNEEKLERIITQKWIANFPLSTEAWADYRRTGYPKLFRPKQNLAPSIIDTQLGPRRLLYNETELSSNTVEVNNAIQLLKAESSEVKGDGDTGGTRLWWDRKDKGNF